One window from the genome of Emys orbicularis isolate rEmyOrb1 chromosome 10, rEmyOrb1.hap1, whole genome shotgun sequence encodes:
- the CATSPER2 gene encoding cation channel sperm-associated protein 2: MNPQSPEDASQTKVSSPFTLLPRADAIRSKLIYIFYLIDHLQGLSHAIPRHNIKDFLDPKKQRKLMLTDHHQLVRFNITPVRNTIITPEKRLRNRIQVRCSRWPPLTMWASWVLNSTIFKSFIICLIFLNMLVLMIKSEVMDKMDASLVSLKLTLEVTVWVILLIFIMEILLNWIVSFRGFWKSSWNVFDFSVTVVSVIPEFLDFIGITNKIAAMRIIRAFRILRTLKLFSKFRQVRVIILAIAKTLKAMTFILLLLVVFFYVFAVSGIFFFKSYSRSDRTDLEYSMYFRDLPNTLVTLFILFTMDHWYALLQDTWKIPEMNKVISSLYIILWLLIGSFMFRNFFVAIMVTNFQTIRNDLAEEVKQIEAQKKADLFKIQIRDRSQASGSEVGPGAEATSSEQQSEYKVVAKQNMKDLDWETYIHQNLQSLVAVNEDGQVVWPSDSLFRYFELLEQLQHNLEERKRLQHYAVMALLNMEDK; the protein is encoded by the exons ATGAATCCCCAG AGCCCAGAGGATGCTTCCCAAACCAAAGTCAGCTCCCCATTTACGCTGCTTCCCCGAGCTGACGCCATTCGCTCCAAGCTGATCTACATCTTCTACTTGATTGACCACCTTCAGGGACTGAGCCATGCCATCCCACGGCACAATATCAAGGATTTCCTTG ACCCCAAGAAGCAGAGGAAGCTGATGCTCACAGACCATCACCAGCTGGTTCGTTTCAACATAACCCCAGTCAGGAACACCATCATCACCCCAGAGAAACGCCTACGCAACCGCATCCAAGTGCGCTGCAGCCGCTGGCCTCCCCTGACCATGTGGGCATCTTGGGTCCTGAACA GTACCATCTTCAAAAGCTTCATCATCTGTCTCATCTTCCTGAACATGCTGGTTCTTATGATCAAGAGCG AGGTGATGGACAAGATGGATGCCAGCCTGGTGAGCCTGAAGCTCACCTTAGAGGTGACCGTCTGGGTCATCCTCCTCATTTTTATCATGGAGATTTTGCTGAATTGGATTGTCAGTTTCAGAGGCTTCTGGAAAAGCAGCTGGAATGTCTTCGACTTCAGTGTTACTGTAGTG TCTGTGATCCCCGAGTTCCTGGACTTCATTGGCATAACCAACAAGATAGCTGCCATGAGAATCATCAGGGCCTTTCGCATCCTCCGCACCTTAAAGCTCTTCTCCAAATTCCGGCAAGTTCGGGTGATCATCCTGGCAATAGCAAAGACCTTGAAG GCCATGACCTTCATCCTGCTGCTCTTGGTGGTTTTCTTCTACGTGTTTGCCGTATCTGGCATCTTCTTCTTCAAGAGCTACAGTCGGTCAGACCGCACCGACCTGGAGTACAGCATGTATTTCAG GGATCTCCCCAACACACTGGTGACACTCTTCATCCTCTTCACCATGGATCACTGGTACGCCCTGCTCCAGGACACCTGGAAGATACCCGAGATGAACAAGGTCATCAGcagcctctacatcatcctctgGCTGCTGATTGGATCCTTCATGTTCAGGAACTTCTTTGTGGCAATTATGG TGACTAATTTCCAGACTATCCGGAATGACCTGGCTGAAGAGGTGAAGCAGATAGAGGCCCAGAAGAAagcagatttatttaaaatacagattAGAGACAG GTCTCAGGCCTCAGGCTCAGAGGTGGGCCCAGGAGCAGAGGCAACCTCTAGTGAACAGCAGTCGGAGTACAAGGTGGTAGCAAAGCAGAACATGAAGGACT TGGACTGGGAGACATACATCCACCAGAACCTGCAGAGCCTGGTGGCGGTAAATGAGGATGGGCAGGTGGTGTGGCCCAGCGACTCCCTCTTCCGCTACTTCGAactgctggagcagctgcagcacaacCTGGAAGAGCGCAAGAGGCTGCAGCATTACGCAG TCATGGCCTTATTGAACATGGAGGACAAGTAG
- the LOC135885153 gene encoding zinc transporter ZIP1-like — MRSLLATKLGCLLGLLLLPLLCGLLPVRLRGAGTRGRWRSFVGCVAGGIFLAACLLDIVPDSLSDMREELRSQRITVDFPFPEFVLTLGFLLVLIIEHVVLDCSERQAGEATPLLSCGEATPQPAGTGEWVVETGAPHLPADFRAHSSFRSFVLFLSLSVHSLFEGLAVGLQDTESKVLQICIAILAHKSVIAVSLSLLLLQSQVPTRWFVALIGTFALMSPLGIAVGIVMMQNPGPSSTMAQCLLEGIAAGTFVYITFLEILPHELNSPKCRLPKVLSMLLGFSVMAALRFLG, encoded by the exons ATGCGGTCCCTGTTAGCGACCAAGCTAGGCTGCCTGCTcgggctgctgctcctgccactgcTCTGCGGGCTGCTCCCCGTGCGGCTGCGGGGCGCGG GGACCCGCGGGCGGTGGCGCAGCTTCGTTGGCTGCGTGGCCGGAGGCATCTTCCTGGCCGCCTGCCTGCTGGACATCGTCCCCGACTCTCTGTCTGACATGCGggaggagctgcggagccagcggaTCACG GTGGATTTTCCCTTTCCTGAGTTCGTCCTGACTCTTGGCTTCCTGCTGGTTCTCATAATCGAGCACGTAGTCCTGGACTGCAGTGAGCGGCAGGCAGGGGAGGccacccccctcctctcctgtggGGAGGCCACCCCTCAGCCAGCAGGCACTGGTGAGTGGGTGGTGGAGACGGGTGCACCCCACTTGCCTGCAGACTTCCGGGCCCACTCGTCCTTCCGCTCCTTTGTCCTCTTTCTGTCTCTGTCGGTGCACTCGCTGTTCGAGGGCCTGGCCGTGGGGCTGCAGGACACGGAGTCCAAGGTGCTGCAGATCTGCATTGCTATCCTGGCGCACAAGAGCGTGATTGCTGTCAgcctctccctcctgctgctccagaGCCAGGTCCCCACCCGCTGGTTTGTGGCTTTGATTGGCACTTTCGCCCTCATGTCTCCCCTTGGCATCGCAGTGGGGATCGTGATGATGCAGAACCCGGGCCCCAGCAGCACCATGGCCCAGTGCCTGCTGGAAGGGATCGCTGCAGGGACCTTTGTCTATATCACCTTCCTCGAGATCCTGCCTCACGAACTCAACTCCCCAAAGTGCCGCCTGCCCAAAGTGCTCTCCATGCTGCTGGGCTTCTCAGTCATGGCTGCCTTGCGCTTCCTGGGCTGA